A stretch of Lactuca sativa cultivar Salinas chromosome 6, Lsat_Salinas_v11, whole genome shotgun sequence DNA encodes these proteins:
- the LOC111891413 gene encoding uncharacterized protein LOC111891413: protein MAKKRKSLATSLDEVDRTMYSTFCNAANSLSQLYSQAMSQQKLSFLSGERHGLEKLYQWISKQYAEGLRVTTEDILAYIQAELESSVEEAPIAPRTLQQPPQVTNPFINSGPSNVPGGVQGFRGELCDQPSKNYIFSNALSSPVRRSLQSYHHISSSSSSPSSSSHEHQNFDSSMDADNTTGHDSTL from the exons ATGGCGAAGAAGAGGAAATCGTTGGCAACGAGCCTAGACGAGGTCGATCGGACTATGTATTCGACGTTTTGCAACGCCGCCAACTCTCTCTCTCAGCTTTACTCGCAAGCCATGAGCCAACAAAAGCTCTCATTTCTATCCGGTGAACGCCATGGATTG GAAAAGCTATATCAATGGATTTCCAAGCAATATGCAGAAGGATTGAGGGTGACCACTGAAGACATACTAGCTTATATCCAG GCTGAGTTAGAATCTTCAGTGGAGGAGGCGCCAATAGCTCCAAGAACATTGCAGCAGCCGCCACAAGTGACAAATCCGTTCATAAATTCAGGGCCATCCAATGTGCCAGGTGGCGTACAAGGTTTCCGAGGTGAGCTGTGTGATCAGCCGTCAAAAAACTACATATTTTCTAATGCTTTATCAAGCCCTGTTCGTCGCAGCCTTCAAAGCTATCATcatatatcatcatcatcatcatcaccatcatcatcatctcatgaGCATCAGAATTTTGATTCTTCAATGGATGCAGATAATACTACAGGTCATGATTctactctttga
- the LOC111891395 gene encoding uncharacterized protein LOC111891395 — protein MLLAVEGGRFFSSSASGYSNGLNLLFLGHKKEEKPMKVTPWTQYHLVDQEPDPNPNPNPNPNQLAANKNNRCGCGCASLACFGRPDTTAARPAREVVKTASDLEKIEENFGNLDCVESEEGNSNGINVNSLKSSLKRRGVGVGVGVSVSVSNDDEVGPVENERRSVHWTDVTGGELCAIREFEPSEHSDSDDEFENSSGKTCACRIM, from the exons ATGTTATTAGCAGTAGAAGGGGGAAGGTTTTTTTCTTCCTCAGCTTCAGGGTATAGCAACGGGCTCAACCTTCTATTTTTAGGTCATAAAAAAGAGGAAAAACCCATGAAAGTTACACCGTGGACCCAATACCATTTGGTGGACCAAGAACCCgacccaaacccaaacccaaacccaaaccctaaccaACTGGCTGCCAATAAGAACAACCGTTGTGGCTGCGGGTGCGCTTCCTTAGCCTGTTTCGGTCGCCCCGATACCACCGCTGCCCGACCTGCCCGAGAAGTAGTGAAAACCGCTTCTGATTTGgaaaaaattgaagaaaactttggtaactTAGATTGTGTGGAAAGCGAAGAGGGGAATAGTAATGGCATAAACGTAAATTCTCTTAAAAGTAGCTTGAAAAGACGAGGTGTGGGCGTGGGTGTGGGTGTGAGTGTTTCTGTTAGTAATGATGATGAGGTGGGGCCCGTGGAAAATGAAAGAAGGAGTGTGCATTGGACAGATGTTACGGGTGGAGAACTTTGTGCTATTCGGGAATTTGAGCCAAG CGAACACAGTGATTCGGACGATGAATTTGAAAATAGTAGCGGGAAAACATGTGCGTGCAGGATAATGTAG